DNA sequence from the Acidobacteriota bacterium genome:
ACCGCCGAAGTGTACGCCACCCTGTTCGAAGGGAAGGATCCCCGCGAGGCCGCCCGGAACCTGATGAGCCGCCCCGCCAAACCGGAGAACTGGTAGGTCGGTTTGCTCGAAGCCCGAGCAGCACTGGAAATTCTCATCGTCAAGAACCGGGTGTTCTTCTCCCGCCTGGCCCGGAAATATCTGCAGGAGCCGTCCGTGGCGGAGGATTGCCTCCAGGACGGTTACCGAAAGTTCCTCGAGTCGAACCGCACCTTTGCCGACGAACGGGAGGCGGAGAAATTTCTCTGCCGGGTGCTCATCAACCATTTCATCGATGAAATCCGCCGCCGCCGGACGCAGGTTCGGAGCACGTGCGCGTTTGACGCGGAGCGGCACGATCACGCCGCGCCGAGTGCCGGCCCCGAGATTCGGGTGATCGTCCGCCAGACAGCCGAGCTGCGGCAAAGCCTGGCTGGCCGCATCAGCCGCCGGCTGGATCGCCTGCCGCCGTTCCAGCGTGAGCTCGTGTACCTGATGCTGCTGCGGGAGCCGCCGTTGTCACTCCGGCAGGTGAGCCAGTTGAAAAAAATCCCCATCAGCACCCTCCACAGCCGGTTTCGGAATGCCCTCGATCGTCTCCGGGAACTGTGCCGGGAGCTGGGTGAGGAGTGGAAAAATTTGTGAAAAGTTCGGACACTCGACGGGCGGAT
Encoded proteins:
- a CDS encoding RNA polymerase sigma factor, whose protein sequence is MLEARAALEILIVKNRVFFSRLARKYLQEPSVAEDCLQDGYRKFLESNRTFADEREAEKFLCRVLINHFIDEIRRRRTQVRSTCAFDAERHDHAAPSAGPEIRVIVRQTAELRQSLAGRISRRLDRLPPFQRELVYLMLLREPPLSLRQVSQLKKIPISTLHSRFRNALDRLRELCRELGEEWKNL